Proteins encoded within one genomic window of Natator depressus isolate rNatDep1 chromosome 1, rNatDep2.hap1, whole genome shotgun sequence:
- the LOC141975194 gene encoding olfactory receptor 51G2-like yields MSAVNDTKFKSKVFLLTGIPGQEDVQNLWISLPLCLMYVISILGNSVILFIIKTDLSLHEPMYIFLSMLGVTDLGLSIATIPTILGIYLFNSREISLDACFTQLFFIQSLHCIESSVLLLMAFDRFIAIRDPLRYSSILTLPRIAKMGLVCVLRGVAVMLPLPLLLKWFRYCRVNVLSHSYCMHQEVMKMACSDIRVNNIYGLFITVLTVGLDSLLIFLSYVMILKTVLSIAFHKEFLRALNTCVSHFCTVLLFYTPEFSLTLIHRFGKGSSPLLQIVLGNINLLVPPLINPIVYSVKSKHLRSRIIRVFVK; encoded by the coding sequence ATGTCAGCTGTCAATGACACCAAATTTAAATCTAAAGTGTTCCTTCTCAccgggatacctgggcaggaagaTGTCCAAAATCTCTGGATCTCTCTCCCGTTGTGCTTAATGTATGTCATTTCAATATTAGGAAACTCAGTCATTCTGTTCATTATAAAAACTGATCTAAGCCTCCATGAGCCAATGTACATTTTCCTTTCGATGTTGGGCGTCACAGACCTTGGCTTATCGATAGCCACCATACCCACTATACTGGGCATATACTTGTTTAACTCTAGGGAGATCAGCCTCGACGCCTGCTTTACCCAGCTGTTCTTTATCCAGTCACTTCACTGCATTGAATCCTCCGTGCTCTTGTTGATGGCCTTTGACCGCTTCATCGCAATCCGTGACCCACTGAGATATTCTTCCATCTTAACCCTCCCGAGAATAGCCAAGATGGGACTGGTGTGTGTTCTAAGAGGGGTGGCTGTGATGCTCCCACTCCCCCTTCTCCTGAAATGGTTCCGGTATTGTCGAGTAAATGTCCTCTCCCATTCTTACTGTATGCACCAGGAGGTAATGAAGATGGCTTGTTCAGATATCAGAGTCAACAATATCTATGGCTTGTTTATTACAGTCTTAACAGTGGGGTTGGACTCGCTGCTCATCTTTCTCTCATATGTGATGATCCTCAAGACAGTGCTGAGCATCGCATTCCACAAGGAGTTCCTCAGGGCCCTGAACACCTGCGTCTCCCACTTCTGCACCGTCCTGCTCTTCTACACACCAGAGttcagcctgactttgatacaCAGATTTGGGAAGGGCTcttctcccttgcttcagattgtCCTGGGCAACATCAACCTCCTGGTTCCTCCTCTGATTAACCCAATTGTGTACAGCGTGAAAAGCAAACACCTTCGTTCGAGGATAATCAGGGTGTTCGTGAAGTGA